From Lagenorhynchus albirostris chromosome 15, mLagAlb1.1, whole genome shotgun sequence, one genomic window encodes:
- the TRAF7 gene encoding E3 ubiquitin-protein ligase TRAF7 isoform X5, translating into METTFGPSFSAVTTITKADGTSTYKQHRRTPSSSSSLAYSPRDEEDSMPPISTPRRSDSAISVRSLHSESSMSLRSTFSLPEEEEEPEPLVFAEQPSVKLCCQLCCSVFKDPVITTCGHTFCRRCALKSEKCPVDNAKLTVVVNNIAVAEQIGELFIHCRHGCRAVGGGKPTVFEVDPRGCPFTIKLSARKDHEGSCDYRPVRCPNNPSCPPLLKMNLEAHLKECEHIKCPHSKYGCTFIGNQDTYETHLETCRFEGLKEFLQQTDDRFHEMHVALAQKDQEIAFLRSMLGKLSEKIDQLEKSLELKFDVLDENQSKLSEDLMEFRRDASMLNDELSHINARLNMGILGSYDPQQIFKCKGTFVGHQGPVWCLCVYSMGDLLFSGSSDKTIKVWDTCTTYKCQKTLEGHDGIVLALCIQGCKLYSGSADCTIIVWDIQNLQKVNTIRAHDNPVCTLVSSHNMLFSGSLKAIKVWDIVGTELKLKKELTGLNHWVRALVAAQSYLYSGSYQTIKIWDIRTLDCIHVLQTSGGSVYSIAVTNHHIVCGTYENLIHVWDIESKEQVRTLTGHVGTVYALAVISTPDQTKVFSASYDRSLRVWSMDNMICTQTLLRHQGSVTALAVSRGRLFSGAVDSTVKVWTC; encoded by the exons CTGATGGGACCAGCACATACAAACAGCACCGCAGGACGCcctcttcctccagctccctCGCCTACTCCCCACGGGACGAGGAGGACAGCATG CCCCCCATCAGCACCCCACGCCGCTCTGACTCGGCCATCTCCGTCCGCTCCCTGCACTCGGAGTCCAGCATGTCCCTGCGCTCCACATTCTCGCTgcccgaggaggaggaggagccg GAGCCGCTGGTGTTTGCCGAGCAGCCCTCGGTGAAGCTCTGCTGCCAGCTCTGCTGCAGTGTGTTCAAGGACCCTGTGATCACCACGTGTGGG CACACCTTCTGTCGAAGATGCGCCTTGAAGTCAG AGAAGTGTCCCGTGGACAATGCCAAGCTGACGGTGGTGGTGAACAACATCGCAGTGGCTGAGCAGATTGGCGAGCTCTTCATCCACTGCAGGCACGGTTGTCGGGCAGTGGGGGGCGGGAAGCCCACTGTCTTTGAGGTGGACCCCCGAGGGTGTCCCTTCACCATCAAGCTCAGCGCCCGGAA ggaccACGAGGGCAGCTGTGACTACAGGCCTGTGCGGTGCCCCAACAACCCCAGCTGCCCGCCCCTTCTCAAGATGAACTTGGAGGCACATCTCAAGGAGTGCGAGCACATCAAGTGTCCCCACTCCAAGTACGG GTGCACGTTCATTGGAAACCAGGACACGTATGAGACGCACTTGGAGACCTGCCGCTTCGAGGGCCTGAAGGAGTTCCTTCAGCAGACGGATGACCGCTTCCACGAGATGCACGTGGCACTGGCCCAGAAGGACCAGGAGATCGCCTTCCTGCGCTCCATGTTGGGCAAGCTCTCAGAGAAGATCGACCAGCTGGAGAAGAGCCTGGAACTCAAGTTCG ATGTCCTGGATGAAAACCAGAGCAAGCTCAGCGAGGACCTCATGGAGTTCCGGAGGGACGCGTCCATGTTGAAT GACGAGCTGTCCCACATCAATGCACGGCTGAACATGGGCATCCTAGGAT CCTACGACCCACAGCAGATCTTCAAGTGCAAAGGAACTTTTGTGGGTCACCAGGGCCCTGTCTGGTGTCTCTGCGTCTACTCAATGGGGGACCTGCTCTTCAGCGGCTCCTCTGACAAGACCATCAAG GTGTGGGACACGTGTACCACCTACAAGTGCCAGAAGACGCTGGAGGGCCATGATGGCATTGTGCTGGCCCTCTGCATCCAGGG GTGCAAGCTCTACAGCGGCTCAGCCGACTGCACCATCATC GTTTGGGACATCCAGAACCTGCAGAAGGTGAACACGATCCGGGCCCACGACAACCCGGTGTGCACGCTGGTCTCCTCACACAACATGCTCTTCAGCGGCTCCCTGAAGGCCATCAAG GTGTGGGACATTGTGGGCACCGAGCTGAAGCTGAAGAAGGAGCTCACCGGCCTCAACCACTGGGTGCGGGCCCTGGTGGCTGCCCAGAGCTACCTGTACAGCGGCTCCTACCAGACAATCAAG ATCTGGGACATCCGGACCCTCGACTGCATCCACGTCCTGCAGACATCTGGCGGCAGCGTCTACTCTATTGCCGTGACGAATCACCACATTGTCTGTGGCACCTACGAGAACCTCATCCAT GTGTGGGACATTGAGTCTAAGGAGCAAGTGCGGACCCTGACAGGACACGTTGGCACTGTGTATGCCCTGGCGGTCATCTCGACGCCAGACCAGACCAAAGTCTTCAGCGCATCCTACGACCGGTCTCTCAGG GTCTGGAGTATGGACAACATGATCTGCACGCAGACTCTGCTGCGTCACCAGGGCAGTGTGACTGCGCTGGCAGTGTCCCGGGGCCGGCTCTTCTCGGGAGCCGTGGACAGCACCGTGAAG GTGTGGACTTGCTAA
- the TRAF7 gene encoding E3 ubiquitin-protein ligase TRAF7 isoform X7 — MSSGKSARYNRFSGGPSNLPTPDATTGTRMETTFGPSFSAVTTITKADGTSTYKQHRRTPSSSSSLAYSPRDEEDSMPPISTPRRSDSAISVRSLHSESSMSLRSTFSLPEEEEEPEPLVFAEQPSVKLCCQLCCSVFKDPVITTCGHTFCRRCALKSEKCPVDNAKLTVVVNNIAVAEQIGELFIHCRHGCRAVGGGKPTVFEVDPRGCPFTIKLSARKDHEGSCDYRPVRCPNNPSCPPLLKMNLEAHLKECEHIKCPHSKCTFIGNQDTYETHLETCRFEGLKEFLQQTDDRFHEMHVALAQKDQEIAFLRSMLGKLSEKIDQLEKSLELKFDVLDENQSKLSEDLMEFRRDASMLNDELSHINARLNMGILGSYDPQQIFKCKGTFVGHQGPVWCLCVYSMGDLLFSGSSDKTIKVWDTCTTYKCQKTLEGHDGIVLALCIQGCKLYSGSADCTIIVWDIQNLQKVNTIRAHDNPVCTLVSSHNMLFSGSLKAIKVWDIVGTELKLKKELTGLNHWVRALVAAQSYLYSGSYQTIKIWDIRTLDCIHVLQTSGGSVYSIAVTNHHIVCGTYENLIHVWDIESKEQVRTLTGHVGTVYALAVISTPDQTKVFSASYDRSLRVWSMDNMICTQTLLRHQGSVTALAVSRGRLFSGAVDSTVKVWTC; from the exons CTGATGGGACCAGCACATACAAACAGCACCGCAGGACGCcctcttcctccagctccctCGCCTACTCCCCACGGGACGAGGAGGACAGCATG CCCCCCATCAGCACCCCACGCCGCTCTGACTCGGCCATCTCCGTCCGCTCCCTGCACTCGGAGTCCAGCATGTCCCTGCGCTCCACATTCTCGCTgcccgaggaggaggaggagccg GAGCCGCTGGTGTTTGCCGAGCAGCCCTCGGTGAAGCTCTGCTGCCAGCTCTGCTGCAGTGTGTTCAAGGACCCTGTGATCACCACGTGTGGG CACACCTTCTGTCGAAGATGCGCCTTGAAGTCAG AGAAGTGTCCCGTGGACAATGCCAAGCTGACGGTGGTGGTGAACAACATCGCAGTGGCTGAGCAGATTGGCGAGCTCTTCATCCACTGCAGGCACGGTTGTCGGGCAGTGGGGGGCGGGAAGCCCACTGTCTTTGAGGTGGACCCCCGAGGGTGTCCCTTCACCATCAAGCTCAGCGCCCGGAA ggaccACGAGGGCAGCTGTGACTACAGGCCTGTGCGGTGCCCCAACAACCCCAGCTGCCCGCCCCTTCTCAAGATGAACTTGGAGGCACATCTCAAGGAGTGCGAGCACATCAAGTGTCCCCACTCCAA GTGCACGTTCATTGGAAACCAGGACACGTATGAGACGCACTTGGAGACCTGCCGCTTCGAGGGCCTGAAGGAGTTCCTTCAGCAGACGGATGACCGCTTCCACGAGATGCACGTGGCACTGGCCCAGAAGGACCAGGAGATCGCCTTCCTGCGCTCCATGTTGGGCAAGCTCTCAGAGAAGATCGACCAGCTGGAGAAGAGCCTGGAACTCAAGTTCG ATGTCCTGGATGAAAACCAGAGCAAGCTCAGCGAGGACCTCATGGAGTTCCGGAGGGACGCGTCCATGTTGAAT GACGAGCTGTCCCACATCAATGCACGGCTGAACATGGGCATCCTAGGAT CCTACGACCCACAGCAGATCTTCAAGTGCAAAGGAACTTTTGTGGGTCACCAGGGCCCTGTCTGGTGTCTCTGCGTCTACTCAATGGGGGACCTGCTCTTCAGCGGCTCCTCTGACAAGACCATCAAG GTGTGGGACACGTGTACCACCTACAAGTGCCAGAAGACGCTGGAGGGCCATGATGGCATTGTGCTGGCCCTCTGCATCCAGGG GTGCAAGCTCTACAGCGGCTCAGCCGACTGCACCATCATC GTTTGGGACATCCAGAACCTGCAGAAGGTGAACACGATCCGGGCCCACGACAACCCGGTGTGCACGCTGGTCTCCTCACACAACATGCTCTTCAGCGGCTCCCTGAAGGCCATCAAG GTGTGGGACATTGTGGGCACCGAGCTGAAGCTGAAGAAGGAGCTCACCGGCCTCAACCACTGGGTGCGGGCCCTGGTGGCTGCCCAGAGCTACCTGTACAGCGGCTCCTACCAGACAATCAAG ATCTGGGACATCCGGACCCTCGACTGCATCCACGTCCTGCAGACATCTGGCGGCAGCGTCTACTCTATTGCCGTGACGAATCACCACATTGTCTGTGGCACCTACGAGAACCTCATCCAT GTGTGGGACATTGAGTCTAAGGAGCAAGTGCGGACCCTGACAGGACACGTTGGCACTGTGTATGCCCTGGCGGTCATCTCGACGCCAGACCAGACCAAAGTCTTCAGCGCATCCTACGACCGGTCTCTCAGG GTCTGGAGTATGGACAACATGATCTGCACGCAGACTCTGCTGCGTCACCAGGGCAGTGTGACTGCGCTGGCAGTGTCCCGGGGCCGGCTCTTCTCGGGAGCCGTGGACAGCACCGTGAAG GTGTGGACTTGCTAA
- the TRAF7 gene encoding E3 ubiquitin-protein ligase TRAF7 isoform X4: MSSGKSARYNRFSGGPSNLPTPDATTGTRMETTFGPSFSAVTTITKADGTSTYKQHRRTPSSSSSLAYSPRDEEDSMPPISTPRRSDSAISVRSLHSESSMSLRSTFSLPEEEEEPEPLVFAEQPSVKLCCQLCCSVFKDPVITTCGHTFCRRCALKSEKCPVDNAKLTVVVNNIAVAEQIGELFIHCRHGCRAVGGGKPTVFEVDPRGCPFTIKLSARKDHEGSCDYRPVRCPNNPSCPPLLKMNLEAHLKECEHIKCPHSKYGCTFIGNQDTYETHLETCRFEGLKEFLQQTDDRFHEMHVALAQKDQEIAFLRSMLGKLSEKIDQLEKSLELKFDVLDENQSKLSEDLMEFRRDASMLNDELSHINARLNMGILGSYDPQQIFKCKGTFVGHQGPVWCLCVYSMGDLLFSGSSDKTIKVWDTCTTYKCQKTLEGHDGIVLALCIQGCKLYSGSADCTIIVWDIQNLQKVNTIRAHDNPVCTLVSSHNMLFSGSLKAIKVWDIVGTELKLKKELTGLNHWVRALVAAQSYLYSGSYQTIKIWDIRTLDCIHVLQTSGGSVYSIAVTNHHIVCGTYENLIHVWDIESKEQVRTLTGHVGTVYALAVISTPDQTKVFSASYDRSLRVWSMDNMICTQTLLRHQGSVTALAVSRGRLFSGAVDSTVKVWTC; this comes from the exons CTGATGGGACCAGCACATACAAACAGCACCGCAGGACGCcctcttcctccagctccctCGCCTACTCCCCACGGGACGAGGAGGACAGCATG CCCCCCATCAGCACCCCACGCCGCTCTGACTCGGCCATCTCCGTCCGCTCCCTGCACTCGGAGTCCAGCATGTCCCTGCGCTCCACATTCTCGCTgcccgaggaggaggaggagccg GAGCCGCTGGTGTTTGCCGAGCAGCCCTCGGTGAAGCTCTGCTGCCAGCTCTGCTGCAGTGTGTTCAAGGACCCTGTGATCACCACGTGTGGG CACACCTTCTGTCGAAGATGCGCCTTGAAGTCAG AGAAGTGTCCCGTGGACAATGCCAAGCTGACGGTGGTGGTGAACAACATCGCAGTGGCTGAGCAGATTGGCGAGCTCTTCATCCACTGCAGGCACGGTTGTCGGGCAGTGGGGGGCGGGAAGCCCACTGTCTTTGAGGTGGACCCCCGAGGGTGTCCCTTCACCATCAAGCTCAGCGCCCGGAA ggaccACGAGGGCAGCTGTGACTACAGGCCTGTGCGGTGCCCCAACAACCCCAGCTGCCCGCCCCTTCTCAAGATGAACTTGGAGGCACATCTCAAGGAGTGCGAGCACATCAAGTGTCCCCACTCCAAGTACGG GTGCACGTTCATTGGAAACCAGGACACGTATGAGACGCACTTGGAGACCTGCCGCTTCGAGGGCCTGAAGGAGTTCCTTCAGCAGACGGATGACCGCTTCCACGAGATGCACGTGGCACTGGCCCAGAAGGACCAGGAGATCGCCTTCCTGCGCTCCATGTTGGGCAAGCTCTCAGAGAAGATCGACCAGCTGGAGAAGAGCCTGGAACTCAAGTTCG ATGTCCTGGATGAAAACCAGAGCAAGCTCAGCGAGGACCTCATGGAGTTCCGGAGGGACGCGTCCATGTTGAAT GACGAGCTGTCCCACATCAATGCACGGCTGAACATGGGCATCCTAGGAT CCTACGACCCACAGCAGATCTTCAAGTGCAAAGGAACTTTTGTGGGTCACCAGGGCCCTGTCTGGTGTCTCTGCGTCTACTCAATGGGGGACCTGCTCTTCAGCGGCTCCTCTGACAAGACCATCAAG GTGTGGGACACGTGTACCACCTACAAGTGCCAGAAGACGCTGGAGGGCCATGATGGCATTGTGCTGGCCCTCTGCATCCAGGG GTGCAAGCTCTACAGCGGCTCAGCCGACTGCACCATCATC GTTTGGGACATCCAGAACCTGCAGAAGGTGAACACGATCCGGGCCCACGACAACCCGGTGTGCACGCTGGTCTCCTCACACAACATGCTCTTCAGCGGCTCCCTGAAGGCCATCAAG GTGTGGGACATTGTGGGCACCGAGCTGAAGCTGAAGAAGGAGCTCACCGGCCTCAACCACTGGGTGCGGGCCCTGGTGGCTGCCCAGAGCTACCTGTACAGCGGCTCCTACCAGACAATCAAG ATCTGGGACATCCGGACCCTCGACTGCATCCACGTCCTGCAGACATCTGGCGGCAGCGTCTACTCTATTGCCGTGACGAATCACCACATTGTCTGTGGCACCTACGAGAACCTCATCCAT GTGTGGGACATTGAGTCTAAGGAGCAAGTGCGGACCCTGACAGGACACGTTGGCACTGTGTATGCCCTGGCGGTCATCTCGACGCCAGACCAGACCAAAGTCTTCAGCGCATCCTACGACCGGTCTCTCAGG GTCTGGAGTATGGACAACATGATCTGCACGCAGACTCTGCTGCGTCACCAGGGCAGTGTGACTGCGCTGGCAGTGTCCCGGGGCCGGCTCTTCTCGGGAGCCGTGGACAGCACCGTGAAG GTGTGGACTTGCTAA
- the TRAF7 gene encoding E3 ubiquitin-protein ligase TRAF7 isoform X6 — protein MSLRSTFSLPEEEEEPEPLVFAEQPSVKLCCQLCCSVFKDPVITTCGHTFCRRCALKSEKCPVDNAKLTVVVNNIAVAEQIGELFIHCRHGCRAVGGGKPTVFEVDPRGCPFTIKLSARKDHEGSCDYRPVRCPNNPSCPPLLKMNLEAHLKECEHIKCPHSKYGCTFIGNQDTYETHLETCRFEGLKEFLQQTDDRFHEMHVALAQKDQEIAFLRSMLGKLSEKIDQLEKSLELKFDVLDENQSKLSEDLMEFRRDASMLNDELSHINARLNMGILGSYDPQQIFKCKGTFVGHQGPVWCLCVYSMGDLLFSGSSDKTIKVWDTCTTYKCQKTLEGHDGIVLALCIQGCKLYSGSADCTIIVWDIQNLQKVNTIRAHDNPVCTLVSSHNMLFSGSLKAIKVWDIVGTELKLKKELTGLNHWVRALVAAQSYLYSGSYQTIKIWDIRTLDCIHVLQTSGGSVYSIAVTNHHIVCGTYENLIHVWDIESKEQVRTLTGHVGTVYALAVISTPDQTKVFSASYDRSLRVWSMDNMICTQTLLRHQGSVTALAVSRGRLFSGAVDSTVKVWTC, from the exons ATGTCCCTGCGCTCCACATTCTCGCTgcccgaggaggaggaggagccg GAGCCGCTGGTGTTTGCCGAGCAGCCCTCGGTGAAGCTCTGCTGCCAGCTCTGCTGCAGTGTGTTCAAGGACCCTGTGATCACCACGTGTGGG CACACCTTCTGTCGAAGATGCGCCTTGAAGTCAG AGAAGTGTCCCGTGGACAATGCCAAGCTGACGGTGGTGGTGAACAACATCGCAGTGGCTGAGCAGATTGGCGAGCTCTTCATCCACTGCAGGCACGGTTGTCGGGCAGTGGGGGGCGGGAAGCCCACTGTCTTTGAGGTGGACCCCCGAGGGTGTCCCTTCACCATCAAGCTCAGCGCCCGGAA ggaccACGAGGGCAGCTGTGACTACAGGCCTGTGCGGTGCCCCAACAACCCCAGCTGCCCGCCCCTTCTCAAGATGAACTTGGAGGCACATCTCAAGGAGTGCGAGCACATCAAGTGTCCCCACTCCAAGTACGG GTGCACGTTCATTGGAAACCAGGACACGTATGAGACGCACTTGGAGACCTGCCGCTTCGAGGGCCTGAAGGAGTTCCTTCAGCAGACGGATGACCGCTTCCACGAGATGCACGTGGCACTGGCCCAGAAGGACCAGGAGATCGCCTTCCTGCGCTCCATGTTGGGCAAGCTCTCAGAGAAGATCGACCAGCTGGAGAAGAGCCTGGAACTCAAGTTCG ATGTCCTGGATGAAAACCAGAGCAAGCTCAGCGAGGACCTCATGGAGTTCCGGAGGGACGCGTCCATGTTGAAT GACGAGCTGTCCCACATCAATGCACGGCTGAACATGGGCATCCTAGGAT CCTACGACCCACAGCAGATCTTCAAGTGCAAAGGAACTTTTGTGGGTCACCAGGGCCCTGTCTGGTGTCTCTGCGTCTACTCAATGGGGGACCTGCTCTTCAGCGGCTCCTCTGACAAGACCATCAAG GTGTGGGACACGTGTACCACCTACAAGTGCCAGAAGACGCTGGAGGGCCATGATGGCATTGTGCTGGCCCTCTGCATCCAGGG GTGCAAGCTCTACAGCGGCTCAGCCGACTGCACCATCATC GTTTGGGACATCCAGAACCTGCAGAAGGTGAACACGATCCGGGCCCACGACAACCCGGTGTGCACGCTGGTCTCCTCACACAACATGCTCTTCAGCGGCTCCCTGAAGGCCATCAAG GTGTGGGACATTGTGGGCACCGAGCTGAAGCTGAAGAAGGAGCTCACCGGCCTCAACCACTGGGTGCGGGCCCTGGTGGCTGCCCAGAGCTACCTGTACAGCGGCTCCTACCAGACAATCAAG ATCTGGGACATCCGGACCCTCGACTGCATCCACGTCCTGCAGACATCTGGCGGCAGCGTCTACTCTATTGCCGTGACGAATCACCACATTGTCTGTGGCACCTACGAGAACCTCATCCAT GTGTGGGACATTGAGTCTAAGGAGCAAGTGCGGACCCTGACAGGACACGTTGGCACTGTGTATGCCCTGGCGGTCATCTCGACGCCAGACCAGACCAAAGTCTTCAGCGCATCCTACGACCGGTCTCTCAGG GTCTGGAGTATGGACAACATGATCTGCACGCAGACTCTGCTGCGTCACCAGGGCAGTGTGACTGCGCTGGCAGTGTCCCGGGGCCGGCTCTTCTCGGGAGCCGTGGACAGCACCGTGAAG GTGTGGACTTGCTAA